In the genome of Mercurialis annua linkage group LG8, ddMerAnnu1.2, whole genome shotgun sequence, the window AATTAAAaccattttaaataataaactaaattcAAAACTAACTTACCACTGAGAAACGACAATTAACAAACCTTCGCCCCGGATTGTCAACAGTCCATGAGGTTCTCAATGGAGCTTTCAACCTCACTCCCCTAATTCTACAATAACAGAACTTCGGAGGACCttcataattaaattgaagAGCCGGTCCATTCCGACGAGTGCGCGAGTCGACTGTGGATGAGGAAGAGGACATGCTGGGTTCTTCGGTTTATGATTGAATTGAGAGCTGAAAcagaaattttcaattttgtaaaattttgttgTATGAAAATTAGGGATTTTGATTTTGCAATTCGTTAAAGTCATGGTGAAGGGGTAGGTGGCCAGAGTAAATGCCACATAGGCTGTTGGCAACGGCTCTTTTAATTCCAGGTCAGCGAATTTAACGCTGAAACAACCTGCCGTTAGACGGGGGTTATATTTGTTCCGTTCTGTAAACATCCGGGTCATTTTTGAGCAGAAACAAACATTAGGGGGAAATGTGAGCCAGAGGgtaaacattagggtcatttttgtaccttaacccaaagataaaataagataaagtgGAGGTTGGGGAGGGGCAGGCGTGGAGATTAGGTTTGGAATTGGGTTTGGGATCGGGATTGTAGTGCAGCAGGTCGTCTACTTGCTTGTCTAAGTATGTATAGCCGTTGGTTTTTTACTCTCTAAACAAACACCCATCTACTTCATTTTCATGATTTCCTCTGGATACAATGCAAATCAGCAGTACTGCTACCAGTAACAGTAACAGTAACAGTAACAGTGGTAGGGTTCCTCCTCCGCCGGTGGAGCAGCAGCAGCATCGGAATCATTACAATTCATTCACCGCTCATCTCAACAACAACAATTCTCTCCGTTCCGAATCCGATGATCCTCCTCCTGCTGTATGTCGCCTCTCCTTCATTTCAACCAATTTCAATACTCATTAACTTATTACTCCAAATTCTTCATTTACAGGATCCCCTCCATGATTCTTATCCTACCATTTCTTTACCTCTTCTTGCTCTTCAACAACAAGATCAACAACAGCAAGACGATGACGATGAAGATcattccaccaccaccaccactgcTACTCCTCCCTTTCATCACCATCGCCATCTAATGTTGACCCTCCACGGTATAACTTCTATCTCTTCTTAATCTCAAATCCTTCATTACCTCATTTTACCAAGCTTTTCTACTTCTTTTCTTGAGGCAGATGTATCTCCTATTGAGTCTGCAAGAGCTAGATTTTTGCAGATGATTGTCGATCACTTCATTACTGATCATCTCATCCAAGTACCATCTGACATTCCTATTGCTAATACTAACActgatcatcatcatcataaaTTTAACAAGAGGAAACCAGGGGGAGATCTCCAATATGAGGGTGACCCCACATTTGCACTTCCCTTAATGTATGTTGCAAATATGTATGAAACACTTGTCAATGATGTCAATCTGCGATTGGCTTCCTTGAATGGTATCCGTGATAAGACCATTGGCGTTGCCCTTGAAGCTGCTGGTGGTTTGTATAGAAAATTGGCCAACAAATATCCTaaaaaaggtttcaccttttccTCCTTCATGTTTTGGCTCAATTCAATAATGCAGTTGCTTCCCTTTCATTCAATTATACCACAACACAATGCTTTCTTTTCATTCTGTTCATTTCTCTTCTTCCGCATATCAGATATTGCTATTTTTGGGCACAAGTACATGTACATCCATGATGCACTGTAAATTGATTTAGTGTTGGTGTGATATATGTGCCTTGTATGGTTGACTTAACTATTTGTTTTCCTCTGATTAAGGTTCTTGTGTCTACAAAAGGAGAGAATTGGCTACTTCTGTTGAGACAAGGACTAGATTCCCAGAACTCGTAATACAAGAAGAGAAGCGAGTACGTTTTGTGGTGGTCAATGGTCTTGATATAGTAGAGAACCCTAAAAATATGTCCATTGAGGATGCTGAATGGTAAGTTGTGCCATACTTTTGCCCTTTCTATCTGTATGCATCTCAACTGATCGAGTCTTATTCTTATAACTCTTTTGCTGCACTATGCTCCATTCAGAATCCTAGTTACTAATAGTACTAGATAGACACAGTATGAAAACACATCATTTCTTCCTCATTGCATATCATTTTTCTTACAGTGTATTGTTTATGACTTCTTTTGCTGAAAGCTAGCCGCGCAACCTTGCAAGCTGGCCCTACTACTAAACTGAAGTTATTCTACTGCATTCTGACTTGCTAGGTAATGTTGCAGGTTTCAACGACTGACAGGGCGCGGTGAGGTTGCCGTCTCTGTTCAAGACTATAAGTTCTACTCACCGAGGCACAAGTATAGGCGTGCTCTCTCCAACATGCCTGGTTTGGCAGTAAGTTTGGATCCATCTTGTGAATGATTTAACATACTCCTGATAGCTAAGCTCTTCTCTGAAGCTTTCTTAAAAAATGAAGCTTTATAGTTGTGCCTAAATTTGGTTACATACGTAGGTGGTCTAGTTCAAAGTTTTCAAAAAAGTTCTTAATTCACTTTTCTTATGATGATTgttaacaatattttaattgGCACATGGACGATGGTAAGTTTATTGATCCATTGTTTCATAGCATAAAGGTGTTCCACTGATTTTAACGGATGCTTAATACTTGCCGATGGCAAGTGAAGTTATTAAATTGAACTGAATGTGGAGTGATTAatcaattttttgtattttttcagaCACTTCCCGCAGATAGTCCTTCTTCAATGGCTAGTGCTCAGGGTTTTCGATCTGTGAGTATATACTAAATACAGCCTATCATTTTGAAAATTGGTCTTTTATGACAGAGTGGTTCAAGCATGACATCTATGATTGAACTATTGGCCTGATCACCCCAACTAGGTAGTTTCTTGGGCCATATTTATTGACAAGAGAATATCAGAATACTATGCTCAGTATTTCGCTCTGGTGCTGTGTTTTAAATTTGTGATTGAGGCAATGCTTCAATGCTTGTGTTCATTTGATATTTTGGCATCAATACATACCACTAGATgtgatttacttttatttttgcaGCCGCAAAATGAACAGTCACCTCCAACAAAGCATCATGTAGATTCATTGTCACATCAACTGCAGTTTCATCCCATCCACCAGAACAACCATCATCAAGTTCACCCAAGTCAACATTCTACCCAGTTTTCTCAAAATCATCAATGTGGACCAAATTCACACTTGCCCGAGATTTCCCATGCTAATCAGTCTCCTAGCATATCCCAACACATGGCTTATTTACAACTACAACCCCTCACAGGAGGTCATGTTGGAGGGCGCTTGCACTTAATGGTGAGAATTTCTTTCTGTAATTGGTTTCATTCTTCTTTTTGCAAGTGATGAGTATTTATATGCTTGTTTGTGGGACATCACATTATCAGTATTCCTGAAAATTGTTCAACTTTGCATGACTCATCATATTGCTTGAAGTTTATCTCCTAGGTTCTATAAGGCCAATTTCCTATTTTCATCCACTTAAAGGGGCCCTTTGTGAGGGACTCATAATTGTTATGATATCTAAAAAAAGAACCATGAACCTTAAGCTATCACAATTTCGAATGGATCGAGTCCTGCATACCTTGAACCTACAGCTTCTTAATGACAAATCCAGGACATATCCGTCAAACTAGATTATGCTCTCATAAATCATAAACGCAATGTGCCTTTGACTTGTGCTCAGACATGTTAACACCATTTTATAACTCTGACGTGAATAGAAATTCTTTTGAATTGTGCATATAACGCCTACATGAGAACATAAACTTGTCAAACAAGATTATGCTCTCATAAATCATAAACGCAATGTGCCTTTGACTTGTGCTCAGACATGTTAACACCATTTTATAACTCTGACGTGAATAGAAATTCTTTTGAATTGTG includes:
- the LOC126661199 gene encoding uncharacterized protein At2g02148, with amino-acid sequence MQISSTATSNSNSNSNSGRVPPPPVEQQQHRNHYNSFTAHLNNNNSLRSESDDPPPADPLHDSYPTISLPLLALQQQDQQQQDDDDEDHSTTTTTATPPFHHHRHLMLTLHDVSPIESARARFLQMIVDHFITDHLIQVPSDIPIANTNTDHHHHKFNKRKPGGDLQYEGDPTFALPLMYVANMYETLVNDVNLRLASLNGIRDKTIGVALEAAGGLYRKLANKYPKKGSCVYKRRELATSVETRTRFPELVIQEEKRVRFVVVNGLDIVENPKNMSIEDAEWFQRLTGRGEVAVSVQDYKFYSPRHKYRRALSNMPGLATLPADSPSSMASAQGFRSPQNEQSPPTKHHVDSLSHQLQFHPIHQNNHHQVHPSQHSTQFSQNHQCGPNSHLPEISHANQSPSISQHMAYLQLQPLTGGHVGGRLHLMPASPAKFCDECGAPYLRETSKFCSECGTKRLGI